One genomic region from Quercus robur chromosome 4, dhQueRobu3.1, whole genome shotgun sequence encodes:
- the LOC126720922 gene encoding NAD-dependent protein deacetylase SRT1-like → MSLGFAEKLSYNENVGSVGMSEIFDPPHVLQQKIKNLAALIRKSKHIVAFTGAGISTSCGIPDFRGPKGVWTLQHEGKGVPEASLPFHRAMPGITHMALVALEKAGILKFVISQNVDSLHLRSGIPREKIAELHGNSFRELCPSCGEEYLRDFEVETIGMKQTSRHCKCGARLTDTVLDWEDELPLKELNPAVEQCRMADVVLCLGTSLQITPACDLPFQTLRGGGRVIIVNLQQTPKDKKASLVIHGRVDKVIAGVMHDLNLQIPPYVRVDLFQINLTYRQFPRFSDKKYVNWTLRVTSEHGKNAPLQFIKSVEVSFLDRPNLRTAILLKQPFLLKRQLISTRPFKISLKINFSDGCGCQSTKVEFPVNFQVLADSINHDKDDVIQKLKKTAIQDQCCGQISLVERKNLLPPTKEISIYAIATDFVAYNTYLASTGLSEDIPKSSGYIMRRLKDNINTEMPLKKLKCC, encoded by the exons atgtCTCTGGGTTTTGCAGAGAAGCTTTCTTACAATGAAAATGTGGGCTCGGTTGGAATGTCTGAGATTTTCGACCCACCTCATGTTTTGCAACAAAAA ATTAAAAATCTTGCAGCTTTGATTCGGAAG AGTAAGCATATTGTGGCATTCACAGGTGCAGGAATATCCACTTCCTGTGGAATACCTGATTTTCGAGGTCCCAAAGGAGTTTGGACACTACAG CATGAAGGAAAAGGTGTGCCTGAAGCATCATTGCCATTCCATCGTGCAATGCCAGGTATAACACATATGGCTTTGGTGGCTCTGGAGAAGGCTGGTATCTTGAAGTTTGTCATTagccag AATGTGGATAGCCTCCATCTCCGATCGGGAATTCCCAGGGAAAAAATTGCCGAGTTGCATGGTAATTCATTCAGAGAACTTTGCCCTTCCTGTGGAGAAGA GTATTTGCGAGATTTTGAGGTGGAGACTATAGGCATGAAGCAGACATCACGGCATTGTAAGTGTGGGGCAAGACTAACGGACACTGTTCTTGATTGGGAG GATGAATTGCCCCTAAAGGAGCTGAATCCAGCTGTGGAACAGTGTAGGATGGCTGATGTTGTATTGTGTTTAGGGACCAG TTTGCAAATAACTCCAGCATGTGACCTTCCTTTTCAAACTCTCCGTGGTGGGGGTAGGGTCATAATTGTAAATCTTCAG CAAACTCCAAAAGACAAGAAAGCAAGTTTGGTTATCCATGGTCGAGTTGATAAG GTGATTGCAGGGGTTATGCATGATCTTAATTTACAGATTCCTCCATATGTCAGAGTTGATCTTTTCCAGATAAATCTTACTTATCGTCAGTTCCCCAGATTTTCAG ACAAAAAATATGTGAACTGGACTCTCAGGGTAACAAGCGAACATGGGAAGAATGCTCCATTGCAATTCATCAAATCAGTTGAG GTTTCCTTCTTAGACAGGCCAAATCTCAGGACAGCTATCCTACTTAAGCAACCATTTTTGCTGAAAAG GCAATTAATTAGTACAAGACCATTTAAAATATCATTGAAGATCAATTTTAGTGATGGTTGTGGGTGTCAGAGCACAAAAGTTGAGTTCCCTGTCAACTTTCAG GTGTTAGCAGATAGCATCAACCATGATAAGGATGATGTGATTCAGAAACTGAAGAAGACAGCAATCCAAGATCAATGCTGTGGGCAAATTTCATTAGTTGAAAGAAAGAATCTTTTACCTCCCACAAAAGAAATCTCTATTTATGCCATTGCAACTGATTTTGTTGCATACAACACTTATTTGGCAAGCACTGGATTATCTGAAGATATTCCCAAGAGTAGTGGCTATATAATGAGAAGGCTCAAGGATAACATTAATACTGAAATGCCTCTCAAGAAACTAAAATGTTGTTGA
- the LOC126721595 gene encoding CASP-like protein 4D1: MNTQVNGPDGIIVMLNKLHSYTYMLGISVDGIGYTLLQIIAFVISYVLATAAGAGIGASIDFKDHVDGKFSMSYYNDEFVSAGKLSTSYFNNGLVSTGFLLLAFVCTASLSHYKKREL; encoded by the exons ATGAACACCCAAGTGAATGGACCTGATGGTATCATAGTGATGTTGAACAAGCTTCATAGCTACAC CTACATGCTTGGTATTAGCGTCGATGGCATTGGATATACCCTCTTGCAAATAATTGCATTC GTTATATCATACGTATTAGCCACCGCGGCAGGTGCAGGAATTGGTGCTAGCATAGATTTCAAAGATCATGTTGATGGAAAATTTAGTATGAGCTATTACAATGATGAATTTGTGTCAGCTGGAAAATTAAGTACGAGCTATTTCAATAATGGACTTGTATCAACTGGCTTCCTTCTCCTCGCATTTGTGTGCACTGCTTCATTGTcacactacaaaaaacgcgagctatag